A stretch of DNA from Thermoplasmatales archaeon:
CAACTACAATAAGAATGCCCTGTAGAATTCTTGTCGCAGAAGCGTACTTTAACGATGATGCCCTATTTCCACTATAAAAATGGCCTGCTGCATAAGATCCTATTGCTGTGGCCAGATAAGCCCATATGAATATGAATCCAACTTGTGAAGGTGTTATCTGATACCTTAGCTCAAACCATGGGGCAATTAGTACCATGGCCAATCCAAGTCCAGATCCGTTTACTACGTTTGTAAGCACAACCCTTGCAGTGTATTTACCGCTACTCCTCTTCATGATCTTTTCCTTTTTCTTAATCACGGGCTTCTCTTTCAGGAACATTAAGCTAAGGAACGACGTAGCGATAAGCGCAAAAGCTATCCCAAACAGGAATCTGAATGCTCCAACGAATCCGTACGAAATGGAAACATATGCGTGAACATACAGCATTATTGCCCCAATAATTGATCCAGCAGAAGAAATTGCTGTAATCATTCCTATTTTTTTCACTCTATCAATATTTTGAGGCCAGTTTTTTGCAACGTATGCGGTCATTCCCGGGGAAAAAGCCCCCCGCATTCCGCCAGGCGTTCCCGCAGTTCCGGAAAGTATTATACCAATAAGGATCAAATCTCTGTTAAGTGTAAATGTCAGCACGACTGAAATGAATAAAGCAGGTATCTCTCCAACTAGGAGTGAAGTTTTAAATCCAACGCGATCCCCAAGCATTCCTATACCTACGGAGAGAACGATAGAACAGATTATGACAAAAACGTAAATTACACCAATAATGAGTATTGAATAATGGAGATAAAGCAAGTACAATGGAGACGACAATGTTATGAAAATTAGTCCTATGCTTCTTGATGCCCTAGAAACCAAGAGAAACCTGAAGCTATGGTTTATGTTCGAAGAATTATCACCTTTATCCATTCCTGACTCTTGATTCATAATCCAGAATGGTTAAATCCTTTGGATTGTATTAACTTTTTTTGACTATTTGCTCTAAGTTCTGCTGGGCTCTCTTGATTTTTTCATAGCTAAAAGTCTTTCCAGCTCTAGTATTTCTTTTTGATAGAAAAAGAGTGTAATTACCATGAGACTGGACGTATCTGAATCTTTTTTTATGTAAAGAGGAAGCACAGATTCATAAAATTTGTCGAATGAGCTTACGCTATCGTCTACGATATCGAGTCCCCTGTTGCCAGTGGACTTGTATTCATCGTGAAGGTCAAGCAGGCCGTTTTTGAAACTATTGAATATTCCCATGAGATCAGCATTATTTACATCTGTACCATCTATCTCCATCCCGTGTAGTCTGGCAAACAGATCTATTATTTCTTTTTCAGTTGTTGAAAGTGGCATTAGATATCCTAAGGATATTGATTCATTATGTTATAAAGATTATCCACTTATTAAAAACAAAACTTTTTTTTTTCAGTTGTGGTATGGTGTAGATCGGCGTTCTCCCGGAAGATAAAGATCGTATATATTGATAATGGGAATAGAATGATATAATAAACGGTATTTACTATATTGTAAAGGTAAATGAATCCATCAAAAGAATTTTGGAATAGCATTACAGATGAATTATTGACACTGGAACGGCCCTTGGTAATAAGGAAACTCGATCAGGAAGGAAACCCTATTCCAGATATTGGTGAGAGTGGGCTATTCTCAAGATCCATAGGGGAATATCATGGCCAGATTGCGGACTGGAGGGCAAGTATCCACAATAGCCAAAAAGGTATCCATGCACTTGAATACAATGATTTTTACAAGCTGCACATAGACAAATATGATCCCAAGAAGAATCCTGTAGGTCACCTACTCCACGACAGTCCCGGGACGATTATCCTCGCGCTTTTGTCCGTTCTCTTGTTTATACCGTTGCTGAGGAAACGACGTAGGCCTCCATTATTGTAACAAAATTAAGTTTCGTTATTCTCGATTTCCTTGAAGATTTGTTCGTATATGTCACCCTGGATCTCCGGAACATTCTTGGGTTTTGATGCGTTGTATATGTTCTCTTTATTATAGACCCATTGGTTAATACGCCATGAGCGTCCCTTAACAATATTGACTTCTTCCCTGTGCGTTTCCAAGAATCCATATTCCTCTAAATTATAAAAGACGTCGCGTTCAGGAGCGGAGAGAACATTGTCCAAGACGTAATCTTCATAACCAAAAAATGAAAGGATAAAGTCGCAGAGTTCCTCAATGTCTCCAGTGACCATCCCTTTCTGCCCGTAAGTGTTTTCAAGCGCCTTTATCAAAACATCTCTGGTCAAAACGGACATGGAATCTTTTCTTCATTCCTTTCAAGTAATTAATCTTTCGTCTTACGATATTCGGATTGTATGGGTATCTAAAATCTTCCATATTGAAGGTGATCGGAGATCCCTGCTTCATCAATGGTGCCCTCATCTGCCATCTAAAGGCCTTACCCTATCTTCTATTTTTTTGCTCATAAGGTGTGAATTTCCTACTGCCTGTGGGTATGTGTGCTGTGTTACTTCAATCACTGTTATTCTCTTGCTCCAAATTGACAGGCATCACAAACTAAGTGGATTTTCCGCCCAAAATGTTGTAAGGATACAAGATTTTATAATTTGCGTGATATTATAGTTTCCGCAACAGAATTGGATAGTGCTTTAAATTTCAATTCTCCTTTTGCATACGTAATCTCATTCTCTTTCAGCACCCTGTGATCCTGATTGATTAATACGCCACTGCCATAAACAACCTTGAAAATGTCATTATCACCCAAGTGGAATTCTACAGTTTCCTCCGACTTTATAAAGTAATCCGAAATCTCAAAATTTTTATCATCAACTATTGTCTTCTTATAACCCCATGTATAGTCTGTTCGATTTTTATATTCTTCTCTCACCTGCTCCATTTCCTTTTCGCTGTCAACTCCTATCCAGAAAGTGTCCTCTTTGTATGCTCCAATGAGCTTGGCTGCTGCCAGTTCTGGGAACGCTGTTCTTTCTATGTCCTTTTCAAGATACTCTCGTAAGAATACATCGAATATGCTTTTCTTTATATAATAAAGCCCTGCGTTCATGTAGTAATTTAGCAAGGGTTTTTCTTTAAAACTCCCTACTTGATCACCCAAAAGATCAACTATTCCAAAAGGGCTCCTCATCTTTATCGCGAATATCACTAGACCGTACTGCGAAGCCCTAGAAAACTCTATGAATTTTTTAAGGTTGACATCCGTGACAGTGTCACCATTTCTCAATATAATGTCTTCTTCCCCGAACGTTGATATAAGATTCCTAACAGAATATAACGTTCCCATCGGTTTTTCTTCTTTAAGATAATGCATTCTAATGCCCCTGCTCTCCTTTCCGTATCTCTCTTCAATCTTCTCGCCAAGGTGGCCAGAAAGCACATAAACGTCTTTTATTCCAACACCCGAGAAGTCAAGAAGCTGCCTGTCCATAATTGTGTATTCATCCTTTATGGTTATTAGCGCTTTAGGAATGTTGTTTGCTACAGGCCTAAGTCTCTTTCCAAATCCGCCCGCTAAAATAGCTCCAATCATTACAAGGTAAACATAATTGCTCTTTTTAATTTATGCACAAGCAAAATATATATTGTATTGTGTAAAGGGTAGAACTTCGCTAAGAATGAAATTCCTAAAGGTTCTTCCAAACCCATCCTTGTTAAATGTTGAAGAATCTGGTTGGAATTTAAACAAAATTTCATGCGTTTGCATCAGAATAAGTCGAAGTAACGTATTTATAGGTATTCCCCTAAAACTTACCAATGCTACGAGGAATTTATGGGCATTGTAACTTTGCTGATACAAGGAAGAAAATAAACACGAATTACTTTCCTTCCAAGCAATTTGGGCAAACGCAATCGTCTGATACGCTTGACAAAAAATCTCTTCTCCCCTTTGGCAAGTAAACTGAGCTGCACCAACATCCAGTTATTCCCCCACAAGTAAATTCTGTTCCACAAATGGCGCATACTTTCCTTTTGCTCATACACGAATATATTAAAAATAATTTTAAAAAGTTTGTTGTTCTGGATTTGAATCGGCAGCAATTCTAAGAGTAGTGAATCTCTTTTGTCCAACCTCAAGATAACCTACCAGTTGAAATTGAAAGATGCTCAGATTGTTGTCTTCTGATACTTGAGCGGGATGTTTGAGTACATAG
This window harbors:
- a CDS encoding MFS transporter produces the protein MNQESGMDKGDNSSNINHSFRFLLVSRASRSIGLIFITLSSPLYLLYLHYSILIIGVIYVFVIICSIVLSVGIGMLGDRVGFKTSLLVGEIPALFISVVLTFTLNRDLILIGIILSGTAGTPGGMRGAFSPGMTAYVAKNWPQNIDRVKKIGMITAISSAGSIIGAIMLYVHAYVSISYGFVGAFRFLFGIAFALIATSFLSLMFLKEKPVIKKKEKIMKRSSGKYTARVVLTNVVNGSGLGLAMVLIAPWFELRYQITPSQVGFIFIWAYLATAIGSYAAGHFYSGNRASSLKYASATRILQGILIVVVALSPFLILSEVIYAFRSAVAGFGSPNRTAVNVSGIEASDYGASTSIQGVASRLPQALSGASGYLMDIYIPFPLILGGAIQTIGGWVYYKVLHKL
- a CDS encoding nucleotidyltransferase family protein — translated: MIGAILAGGFGKRLRPVANNIPKALITIKDEYTIMDRQLLDFSGVGIKDVYVLSGHLGEKIEERYGKESRGIRMHYLKEEKPMGTLYSVRNLISTFGEEDIILRNGDTVTDVNLKKFIEFSRASQYGLVIFAIKMRSPFGIVDLLGDQVGSFKEKPLLNYYMNAGLYYIKKSIFDVFLREYLEKDIERTAFPELAAAKLIGAYKEDTFWIGVDSEKEMEQVREEYKNRTDYTWGYKKTIVDDKNFEISDYFIKSEETVEFHLGDNDIFKVVYGSGVLINQDHRVLKENEITYAKGELKFKALSNSVAETIISRKL